In the Variovorax sp. S12S4 genome, one interval contains:
- a CDS encoding prealbumin-like fold domain-containing protein, with translation MQRLKNTLGSIAGTARWWLLCAAWLAAVPLSGHAQQVLRPQTGTLINGTVVGVNAGGSWRTSCITGFPTGLTMWERYHGATVNGTFANLTGGLRAYELRCSPFTVTEGAAAATITWGAAAQRGVAGRPIDGMTRRGPQACPAGTVIAVLGGVDRMFNGGSGNIYPTQITFTCRPVSVVAGDWFRVAATGGASYTLGITTNDGGTGPGSAVPGPVRAPRTVCAYSATNTCNGLEDLGGGELIDGFSGVRSEFPDARVSQRISFVNYAWSQALGPSTNTATWRPTAGRLPFYPPTVANNIARYQDNYESYASAGTSYSGGAVAPSGVSAYNFVRTGTCTTSHTLATQEDYTCTNIITGRPDLQVRVTVPPDAWTSHGQERNVRLTAKNFGPGRTTATDNSTAMLVLPAGWNTGTLPANCAKAGSPVAVTCQLNPTPLAGSSGPGMTDGGEVSFDIPVFPQPTVAAGSYPVVNGARVCVQAASPGNPHYCTVPNDATVNNDDGIAVDETDTIVLAYLTPPLMPPRVTTTVVSNGGVGSFAFTGTNDAAPVSPIVTTVAGQGESGPTRELAVTRSATFLQQAVPPAGFALRAMSCTGMAPGGTATYDLALRRVTLDAAATDYGANIACTFTNTRVVVTVSKVTEGGTGSFSFTGSNGFAAQSITTSAANTPEEGDPSGLTTVGAATTITEGVPPVGWRLKGIACTGMGAGGTATVNLAARAVTLNAAATAAGSNIACTFTNTKLPTMTVSKVSIGGTDSFAFTGTNGFTATNVTTEDDGVAIAAAEQVLTAANTATSITESVPPPPYALTGISCTGMGPGGTATPNLATRTIALNAAATAPGSDINCTFTNTVQPQLKLVKTAGASSFAVGVPSSYTLTLNNIGPVPTSAPATISDTVPATLTLGTMPAGCSASGQVVSCTVPAGLAGTTGTAAFVIPVTPLPGASPSVANTATATGGGDPLCNATGNCTSSVTTPVLGEPRITLRKTKTNVTGTHTFGFTLTGVTNPTDSIAVTALATPQPSATVHVGKPGVEATVQESSVPAGWPANPVSVSCLDSAAATSGNPTTQLAILNGNTATLPASVMRPAAAITCTFTNTATARIAVDKTASATAGAGGSIVYGLSFANTGPVATGTTLVVSEQLPPGVVANSVVPGTGVTSVSCGTLPSAPGALLNCTMTLPAGGIPATTGVRGFTLNATAPIVATGTVLTNYASTNVNGAGLPVTAAGPGCVSSGTVSCDNAQTAIVVGPAAGSQSGVRVVTDNQLANGTAQDVLEAFIRDESGNPVQAGTVVTFGATPNVAFNGGAVGAAGSCTTTAAGLCQVRATSTVAAVYSTTQVTVGGAVLSGNFSVGEDSYLPSPQPYRFGSRPTVTIRKTSLGGVGTFSFTGSNGLVARNITTTVAGTPVATAVQTLTAANIATTITEGAPLAGYALIDASCTGLGAGGSASRNGRVLTLDAAATAPGSNIVCTFTNAFDANPPPPPVAPTVMCSTNAAVFNTGFDGPVGPPLTTGRDPVWESGVGTATGGPGSVATWARSYIGNKAPASWIASPFGNANWISQYPTTHTGSVDVYHRFTFNMAPSVNPASFALKLDFYSDNSVAGVYINGVLQSLPGVPQGGATPYTYGGFQAGTGASTTLANNWQSGSNTVVVHVKSGAPAQGFLAQATTSALCAPATVNLQKNTLNGAGGPFTFNLTNTTQASGTVSTVAAGTPAQVDGNTAAAGVQTFSASASNRVISITEPAVPGWHLTGASCTDAGAPVGSLGTGASGRTYTIPATSVQLGKSLQCVFTNSASATVTIRKVSLGATGTFGFSGSNGLAAQSLTTTALGTPVAGAIQTVAVPSTVTTITEDPLPTDYALTGVSCTGLGAGGTATPDLPNRRVTLDAAATAPGSNIACTFTNNYTPPYPRVQIVKTTIGGSGSNLFRFALSGLSVASDSITVVGDDSVEGAANITGTAGVGVTISETSPQGWPANPVSASCVDLNSATPAATFGTLTGNQLAIPAAHMVAGAAITCTFVNGYPKNVTGRVFLDNGTAGGIANDGLINGGEVGLSGIGMRLTDCAAITFSTAVTDGTGKYALAVPFTIGTGDALCVEETNTVSRISTGASLGVVQLPSGQAVTNTGTAYTYTRDGTPDRIAFTWNSSGHADLNFGDVDRNTLATDGAKNGLPGSTVSFPHTFTARTGGEVSFDISNSVDTPALSGWSGKIFADTGCTGTLQAGAALLYPPAAPVTVVAGQNVCIVMQEFIPANAMSGYSNTSTVQASFVFTNASPGLNATYTVTDITTVSTSALELRKEVRNVTQGGSFGINNQAKPGETLEYRITYTNNGTTPISGLTVNDTTPQYTAFAGAQADTTPATLASCQKHTPANPPPAAAVDCGAAQTEGGTGALSWKFTGPLDPGASGTVLFTVKVN, from the coding sequence ATGCAAAGACTCAAGAACACGCTGGGCTCCATCGCGGGCACGGCACGGTGGTGGCTCCTGTGCGCGGCGTGGCTCGCGGCCGTGCCGCTTTCCGGGCATGCGCAGCAGGTGCTCAGGCCGCAGACCGGCACGCTGATCAACGGCACGGTCGTGGGCGTCAACGCCGGCGGATCATGGCGAACCTCCTGCATCACCGGTTTTCCAACTGGCCTGACGATGTGGGAGCGCTATCACGGCGCCACGGTCAACGGAACTTTTGCCAATCTCACCGGTGGCTTGCGCGCGTACGAACTGCGCTGCTCTCCGTTCACGGTGACCGAAGGAGCGGCCGCCGCGACCATCACCTGGGGCGCGGCGGCCCAGCGTGGGGTTGCAGGCCGTCCCATCGACGGCATGACGCGGCGCGGGCCGCAGGCCTGCCCGGCCGGCACGGTGATCGCGGTGCTCGGCGGCGTCGACCGCATGTTCAATGGCGGGTCGGGCAACATCTACCCGACGCAGATCACCTTCACCTGCCGGCCGGTCTCGGTGGTGGCGGGCGACTGGTTCCGCGTGGCGGCCACCGGGGGCGCGAGCTACACGCTGGGCATCACGACCAACGACGGCGGCACCGGGCCCGGCTCGGCGGTGCCTGGCCCCGTTCGCGCCCCGCGCACCGTTTGCGCATATTCGGCCACCAACACCTGCAACGGCCTGGAAGACCTTGGCGGCGGGGAGCTGATCGACGGCTTCTCCGGCGTGCGAAGCGAGTTTCCGGACGCGCGCGTGTCGCAGCGCATCAGCTTCGTCAACTACGCATGGAGCCAGGCGCTCGGCCCCAGCACGAACACGGCCACCTGGCGCCCGACCGCGGGGCGTTTGCCGTTCTATCCGCCGACCGTCGCCAACAACATCGCCCGCTACCAGGACAATTACGAGAGCTATGCATCGGCAGGCACCAGCTACAGCGGCGGTGCCGTGGCGCCCAGCGGGGTCAGCGCCTACAACTTCGTCAGGACCGGCACCTGCACCACCTCGCACACGCTCGCCACGCAGGAGGACTACACCTGCACGAACATCATCACCGGCCGGCCCGATCTGCAGGTGCGAGTCACCGTGCCGCCGGACGCCTGGACCAGCCACGGGCAGGAACGCAACGTCAGGCTCACGGCCAAGAACTTCGGCCCGGGCCGCACCACGGCCACCGACAACTCGACCGCGATGCTGGTCCTTCCCGCCGGATGGAACACCGGCACCTTGCCCGCCAACTGCGCAAAGGCCGGCTCGCCGGTGGCGGTGACCTGCCAGCTCAACCCCACGCCGCTCGCAGGTTCGAGCGGACCGGGCATGACGGACGGCGGCGAAGTCAGCTTCGACATTCCCGTGTTTCCCCAGCCGACCGTGGCGGCGGGCAGCTACCCGGTCGTCAATGGCGCCCGGGTTTGCGTCCAGGCGGCATCGCCGGGCAACCCGCACTACTGCACGGTGCCCAACGATGCGACCGTGAACAACGACGACGGCATTGCGGTGGATGAAACCGACACCATCGTCCTTGCCTATCTCACGCCGCCGCTGATGCCGCCGCGCGTCACGACCACCGTGGTATCGAACGGCGGCGTGGGTTCCTTCGCGTTCACCGGCACCAACGATGCGGCGCCTGTCAGCCCCATCGTCACGACGGTGGCCGGCCAGGGTGAATCGGGGCCTACCAGGGAACTGGCGGTCACGCGGAGCGCAACGTTCCTGCAGCAGGCCGTACCGCCCGCTGGCTTTGCGCTGCGCGCCATGTCGTGTACCGGCATGGCCCCGGGCGGCACTGCAACCTACGACCTCGCGCTGCGGCGCGTGACACTGGATGCGGCCGCCACCGACTACGGCGCCAACATCGCCTGTACCTTCACCAACACCCGCGTGGTCGTGACCGTCAGCAAGGTGACCGAGGGCGGAACGGGCAGCTTCTCCTTCACCGGCTCCAACGGCTTCGCCGCGCAGAGCATCACCACCTCCGCGGCCAACACGCCGGAGGAGGGCGATCCATCGGGCCTGACCACCGTGGGCGCCGCGACCACCATCACCGAAGGCGTGCCGCCTGTCGGCTGGCGGCTCAAGGGCATTGCCTGCACGGGCATGGGAGCGGGCGGCACGGCCACCGTCAATCTTGCGGCACGTGCCGTCACGCTGAACGCGGCGGCCACGGCAGCCGGCAGCAACATTGCGTGTACCTTCACCAACACCAAGCTGCCGACGATGACGGTCAGCAAGGTGTCCATCGGCGGCACGGACAGCTTTGCCTTCACCGGCACCAACGGCTTCACCGCCACCAACGTGACGACGGAAGACGACGGCGTTGCCATTGCCGCAGCGGAACAGGTGCTCACGGCCGCGAACACCGCCACCAGCATCACCGAAAGCGTGCCGCCGCCGCCCTATGCCTTGACCGGCATCAGCTGCACCGGCATGGGCCCGGGAGGCACCGCCACGCCGAACCTGGCCACGCGCACCATCGCGCTGAACGCCGCGGCCACCGCACCGGGCAGCGACATCAACTGCACGTTCACCAACACGGTCCAGCCGCAGCTCAAGCTGGTGAAGACCGCCGGCGCCTCGAGCTTCGCGGTAGGTGTGCCGTCGAGCTACACGCTCACGCTGAACAACATCGGCCCGGTGCCAACCTCCGCTCCGGCGACGATCAGCGACACCGTGCCCGCCACGCTGACGCTCGGCACCATGCCCGCCGGCTGCAGTGCAAGCGGGCAGGTCGTGAGCTGCACCGTGCCTGCGGGGCTCGCCGGCACCACCGGCACTGCGGCCTTCGTCATTCCGGTCACGCCCTTGCCGGGCGCCTCGCCGAGCGTGGCCAACACCGCGACGGCCACCGGCGGTGGCGACCCGTTGTGCAATGCCACGGGCAACTGCACGAGCAGCGTGACCACGCCGGTGCTGGGCGAACCCCGCATCACCCTGCGAAAGACCAAGACCAATGTCACCGGCACCCACACCTTCGGCTTCACGCTGACCGGGGTTACCAACCCGACGGACAGCATCGCGGTGACCGCGCTGGCCACGCCGCAGCCCTCCGCCACGGTGCACGTGGGCAAGCCGGGCGTCGAGGCGACCGTGCAGGAGTCGAGCGTGCCCGCGGGCTGGCCGGCCAACCCGGTGTCGGTGTCCTGCCTGGACTCCGCAGCCGCCACGAGCGGCAACCCGACCACGCAGCTGGCCATACTCAACGGCAACACCGCAACCCTGCCCGCGAGCGTGATGCGGCCCGCGGCGGCCATTACCTGTACCTTCACCAACACGGCCACTGCGCGCATCGCGGTGGACAAGACCGCTTCCGCGACCGCGGGAGCCGGCGGCAGCATCGTCTACGGCCTGAGCTTTGCCAACACCGGCCCGGTGGCCACCGGCACCACGCTGGTGGTGAGCGAACAATTGCCGCCCGGCGTGGTGGCCAATTCGGTGGTACCCGGCACCGGCGTCACCTCGGTGAGCTGCGGCACGCTGCCGAGCGCTCCCGGTGCGCTGCTCAACTGCACCATGACGCTGCCCGCGGGCGGCATTCCGGCAACCACCGGTGTGCGCGGCTTCACCCTCAACGCGACCGCGCCCATCGTTGCGACAGGTACCGTGCTGACCAACTACGCCAGCACCAACGTGAACGGCGCGGGCTTGCCGGTTACGGCAGCCGGCCCCGGTTGCGTCTCGAGCGGAACGGTGAGCTGCGACAACGCGCAGACCGCCATCGTGGTCGGCCCCGCGGCCGGCAGCCAGTCGGGTGTGCGCGTCGTCACCGACAACCAGCTGGCCAACGGCACCGCGCAGGACGTGCTCGAAGCGTTCATCCGCGACGAGTCCGGCAATCCGGTCCAGGCCGGCACGGTGGTGACCTTCGGCGCCACGCCGAACGTCGCCTTCAACGGCGGCGCTGTCGGCGCGGCCGGAAGCTGCACCACCACGGCGGCGGGCCTTTGCCAGGTGAGGGCAACCAGCACCGTGGCCGCGGTCTACAGCACCACGCAGGTCACGGTGGGCGGCGCCGTCCTGAGCGGCAACTTCAGCGTCGGCGAAGACAGCTACCTGCCGAGCCCGCAGCCCTACCGGTTCGGCAGCCGGCCGACCGTGACCATCCGCAAGACCTCGCTCGGCGGAGTTGGCACCTTCAGCTTCACCGGAAGCAACGGCCTGGTGGCACGCAACATCACAACCACCGTGGCCGGCACACCGGTCGCGACGGCGGTGCAGACGCTCACAGCGGCGAATATCGCCACCACCATCACCGAAGGCGCACCGCTGGCCGGCTATGCGCTGATCGATGCCTCGTGCACGGGCCTTGGCGCCGGCGGATCGGCCTCGCGCAACGGGCGCGTGCTCACGCTCGACGCGGCGGCCACCGCGCCCGGCAGCAACATCGTCTGTACCTTTACCAACGCATTCGACGCGAACCCGCCGCCGCCGCCCGTTGCGCCGACAGTGATGTGCTCGACCAACGCCGCGGTGTTCAACACCGGCTTCGACGGCCCCGTCGGCCCGCCGCTGACCACCGGGCGCGATCCGGTGTGGGAGTCGGGCGTTGGGACCGCCACCGGCGGGCCCGGCAGCGTTGCCACCTGGGCGCGTTCGTATATCGGGAACAAGGCGCCGGCCAGCTGGATCGCGTCTCCTTTCGGCAACGCGAACTGGATCTCGCAGTACCCGACGACGCATACAGGCAGTGTCGACGTCTACCACCGGTTCACCTTCAACATGGCGCCGTCGGTCAATCCGGCGAGCTTCGCGCTGAAGCTGGACTTCTATTCCGACAACTCGGTCGCGGGCGTCTACATCAACGGGGTGCTGCAGAGCCTGCCGGGCGTGCCGCAGGGCGGCGCCACGCCCTACACCTACGGAGGTTTCCAGGCAGGCACGGGAGCCAGCACCACGCTGGCCAACAACTGGCAGTCGGGTTCGAACACGGTGGTCGTCCACGTCAAGAGCGGCGCCCCCGCGCAGGGCTTCCTGGCCCAGGCCACCACCAGCGCGCTGTGCGCGCCCGCGACGGTCAACCTGCAGAAGAACACCCTCAACGGCGCCGGCGGTCCCTTCACCTTCAACCTGACCAACACCACGCAGGCCAGCGGCACGGTCAGCACCGTTGCCGCCGGTACGCCGGCGCAGGTGGACGGCAACACGGCCGCGGCGGGCGTGCAGACCTTCAGCGCCAGTGCGAGCAACAGGGTCATCAGCATCACCGAACCCGCGGTGCCCGGCTGGCATCTGACCGGTGCAAGCTGCACCGACGCGGGAGCACCGGTCGGCAGCCTCGGCACCGGCGCGAGCGGGCGCACCTACACCATTCCCGCGACCAGCGTGCAGTTGGGCAAGTCGCTGCAATGCGTGTTCACGAATTCCGCCTCGGCCACGGTGACCATCCGCAAGGTGTCCCTTGGCGCGACCGGAACCTTCGGCTTCAGCGGAAGCAACGGCCTCGCGGCGCAGAGCCTCACGACCACCGCACTCGGCACGCCGGTGGCCGGCGCCATCCAGACCGTGGCGGTGCCGAGCACGGTGACGACCATCACCGAAGACCCGCTGCCCACCGACTACGCGCTGACCGGCGTCAGCTGTACCGGCCTGGGCGCGGGCGGCACCGCCACGCCCGACCTACCGAACCGCAGGGTGACGCTGGATGCGGCCGCCACGGCGCCAGGCAGCAACATTGCGTGTACCTTCACCAACAACTACACGCCGCCGTATCCACGGGTGCAGATCGTCAAGACCACCATCGGCGGCAGCGGCAGCAACCTGTTCCGCTTTGCGCTCAGCGGCCTTTCGGTGGCAAGCGACAGCATCACCGTGGTGGGTGACGACAGCGTGGAGGGCGCAGCCAATATCACCGGCACGGCCGGAGTCGGCGTCACGATCAGCGAAACCTCGCCTCAGGGCTGGCCGGCCAACCCGGTGAGCGCCAGCTGTGTGGACCTGAACAGTGCCACCCCGGCCGCCACGTTCGGCACGCTGACGGGCAATCAGCTGGCCATTCCCGCGGCCCACATGGTTGCTGGGGCGGCCATCACCTGTACGTTCGTGAACGGCTATCCCAAGAACGTGACCGGCCGCGTGTTCCTCGACAACGGCACGGCGGGCGGCATTGCGAACGACGGACTCATCAATGGCGGCGAGGTTGGGCTCAGCGGCATCGGCATGCGGCTGACCGACTGCGCGGCAATCACCTTCTCGACCGCCGTTACCGACGGCACCGGCAAGTACGCGCTGGCCGTGCCTTTCACCATCGGCACGGGCGACGCGCTGTGCGTGGAAGAAACCAACACGGTGTCGCGCATCTCCACCGGCGCCTCGCTGGGCGTCGTGCAGTTGCCCTCGGGCCAGGCCGTGACCAACACGGGCACTGCCTACACCTACACCCGCGACGGCACGCCGGACCGCATCGCCTTCACCTGGAACAGCAGCGGCCACGCGGACCTGAACTTCGGCGACGTCGACCGCAACACGCTGGCCACGGACGGCGCCAAGAACGGCCTTCCGGGCAGCACGGTGAGCTTTCCGCACACCTTCACCGCGCGCACCGGCGGCGAAGTGAGCTTCGACATTTCGAACTCCGTGGACACGCCGGCGCTCAGCGGCTGGAGCGGCAAGATCTTTGCCGACACCGGCTGCACCGGTACGCTGCAGGCCGGCGCGGCGCTGCTCTACCCGCCGGCCGCGCCGGTGACAGTCGTCGCCGGGCAAAACGTGTGCATCGTGATGCAGGAGTTCATTCCCGCCAACGCGATGAGCGGCTATAGCAACACCAGCACCGTGCAGGCCAGCTTCGTCTTCACCAACGCCAGCCCGGGCCTGAACGCCACCTACACGGTGACCGACATCACCACCGTGTCGACCAGCGCGCTGGAGCTCCGGAAGGAAGTGCGGAACGTGACGCAGGGCGGCAGCTTCGGCATCAACAACCAGGCCAAGCCGGGAGAGACGCTGGAGTACCGCATCACCTACACCAATAACGGCACGACGCCGATCAGCGGCTTGACGGTCAACGACACCACGCCGCAGTACACCGCGTTTGCCGGCGCGCAGGCGGACACCACGCCCGCCACGCTCGCAAGCTGCCAGAAACACACGCCCGCCAATCCGCCCCCGGCAGCTGCCGTCGATTGCGGCGCCGCGCAAACGGAGGGGGGAACGGGCGCGCTGAGCTGGAAGTTCACGGGCCCGCTGGACCCCGGCGCCTCCGGAACCGTCCTCTTCACAGTCAAGGTGAACTGA
- a CDS encoding response regulator transcription factor, with the protein MSSPISNVVTMNPVDARSEFAKGSVLAAEAVNDSSEPGARPTAAWHRRALQPMMFVRPEGARIAVVDPELRTREYARRAVRRFGHQPTAFASTAEMAGAGAAPTLKFDMVFLALANDAESSLLQLQEVKALVGHRTPVLCLASRKQLQSLSDLHWNATNEVIVSPTSFVEFCCVARMFMRRFGVSVPDADPTWDCYRFSLTSDVVEVSGERSQLRAVEFDLALELFCHAGHTLTRDWLYSSVWDKGEDTQSRSLDVSISRLRRTLDLKSNGWDLRAVQGLGYRLERLHGKNRATDSPGARV; encoded by the coding sequence ATGAGCAGTCCAATTTCAAACGTCGTGACCATGAACCCGGTGGATGCCCGAAGCGAATTCGCCAAGGGCTCCGTGTTGGCGGCCGAAGCAGTCAACGACAGCAGCGAGCCGGGTGCCCGCCCGACGGCGGCATGGCACCGCAGGGCCCTGCAACCGATGATGTTCGTGCGGCCCGAAGGCGCGCGTATCGCAGTGGTCGACCCCGAGCTGCGCACGCGCGAATACGCACGGCGCGCCGTCAGGAGATTCGGGCACCAGCCCACAGCCTTTGCGAGCACCGCCGAGATGGCCGGCGCAGGGGCTGCGCCCACGCTCAAGTTCGACATGGTCTTTCTGGCGCTGGCAAACGACGCCGAGTCGTCCCTGCTGCAGCTGCAGGAGGTCAAGGCGCTGGTCGGGCACCGCACGCCGGTGCTGTGCCTTGCTTCGCGCAAGCAATTGCAGTCGCTTTCGGACCTGCACTGGAACGCGACCAATGAAGTGATCGTGAGCCCGACCTCGTTCGTCGAGTTCTGCTGCGTGGCTCGCATGTTCATGCGGCGCTTCGGCGTGAGCGTGCCCGACGCCGACCCGACATGGGACTGCTATCGTTTTTCTCTCACGAGCGACGTGGTGGAGGTATCGGGCGAGAGGTCTCAACTGCGTGCGGTCGAATTCGACCTTGCGCTCGAGCTTTTCTGCCATGCGGGCCACACGCTCACGCGCGACTGGTTGTATTCGTCCGTGTGGGACAAGGGCGAAGACACGCAGTCGCGTTCTCTGGACGTCAGCATTTCCCGCCTGCGGCGCACCCTGGACCTGAAGAGCAACGGCTGGGACCTGCGGGCCGTGCAGGGCCTGGGATACCGGCTGGAGCGGCTCCATGGAAAGAACCGTGCCACTGACTCGCCCGGCGCGCGCGTGTAG
- a CDS encoding DUF3606 domain-containing protein encodes MPDDMEIRVPQNDEHIDITDLKEVDYWTKWFGVSETRLRLAVASAGTYKDDLRVYLGLP; translated from the coding sequence ATGCCGGACGATATGGAGATTCGCGTTCCGCAGAACGACGAGCACATCGACATCACCGACCTGAAAGAGGTCGACTACTGGACCAAGTGGTTCGGCGTCAGCGAAACGCGGCTCCGGTTGGCGGTGGCATCCGCGGGCACCTACAAGGACGACCTGCGGGTCTACCTTGGCCTTCCCTGA
- a CDS encoding cation diffusion facilitator family transporter, translating into MAESKVAIYGAIGANVAIAATKFVVAGITGSSAMLSEGIHSAVDTFNGVLLLVGIRLSQRPATPEHPFGHGKELYFWSLIVAVLIFGLGGGVSFYEGIQHIRKPEPMRDPTWNYVVLALAFVFEGTSFLIALRQFRVQARGVPFWRALGQSKDPTTYTVLAEDSAALIGLAVAALGIYLSHRFGMPELDGAASVVIGLLLAGVAVLLIGQARGLLIGEGIRPETARAIRSLAMEQPSVSDVGHVLSMYIGPDEVLAIIDVNFKEGTATGEAADAITAIEGQVRARFPMIRRLFIEASEAPVETVAPA; encoded by the coding sequence ATGGCTGAATCCAAGGTTGCCATCTACGGCGCGATCGGCGCCAACGTGGCCATTGCCGCGACCAAGTTCGTGGTGGCCGGCATCACCGGCAGCTCGGCGATGCTGTCCGAAGGCATCCATTCCGCGGTCGATACCTTCAACGGCGTATTGCTGCTGGTGGGCATCAGGCTGAGCCAGCGGCCCGCAACACCCGAGCATCCGTTCGGCCACGGCAAGGAGCTGTACTTCTGGAGCCTGATCGTCGCGGTGCTCATCTTCGGGCTGGGCGGGGGTGTGTCGTTCTACGAGGGCATCCAGCACATCCGCAAGCCGGAGCCGATGCGCGACCCCACCTGGAACTACGTCGTGCTGGCCCTGGCCTTCGTGTTCGAAGGCACCAGCTTTCTCATTGCGTTGCGGCAATTCCGGGTCCAGGCGCGGGGTGTGCCTTTCTGGCGCGCGCTCGGGCAAAGCAAGGACCCGACCACCTATACCGTGCTGGCCGAAGATTCCGCGGCGCTCATCGGCCTGGCCGTGGCCGCGCTCGGCATCTACTTGAGCCACCGCTTCGGCATGCCCGAACTCGACGGCGCGGCCTCGGTGGTGATCGGCCTGTTGCTGGCGGGCGTGGCGGTGCTGCTGATCGGCCAGGCGCGCGGGCTGCTCATCGGCGAGGGCATCCGCCCCGAGACGGCGCGCGCCATTCGCAGCCTGGCCATGGAGCAGCCCAGCGTCAGCGACGTCGGCCATGTGCTGTCGATGTACATCGGCCCCGACGAGGTGCTGGCCATCATCGATGTGAACTTCAAGGAGGGCACGGCCACCGGAGAGGCGGCCGACGCCATCACGGCCATCGAAGGACAGGTGCGCGCGCGCTTTCCCATGATCCGGCGGCTTTTCATCGAGGCGAGCGAAGCGCCGGTGGAAACCGTCGCGCCTGCCTGA
- a CDS encoding ATPase domain-containing protein: MKIDAATGATQERLIKIGVPGLDDVLGGGLTANRLYLVEGTPGAGKTTIALQFLIEGAKRGESVLYVTLSETGHELRGVANSHGWDLSGIEVREMLPSEAALEPDEQYTMFHPSEVELSETTLRILSDVDVIKPSRVVFDSLSELRLLAGSSLRYRRQILALKQFFAGRQCTVLLLDDMTAMKHDLQVQSIAHAVLRLEQISSDYGAARRRLVVSKYRGQQFRGGYHDYRIERGGLRVFPRLVAAEHSTALTQVRIPSGIESLDALLGGGIERGTSTLFVGAPGTGKSTVAVQFALAAAQRGECAALFVFDESINTLRTRCESMGMDLGPHIDAGRIKVRQVDPAELSPGEFVHLIRLAVVESGAAVVVIDSLNGYLNAMPDERFLIAQLHELLSYLGQAGVATLLVGAQHGLIGMQMQTPVDASYLADAVVLLRYFELEGEVRQAISVLKKRGGAHERSIRDFSMTATGLKIGEPLRNFRGILSGIPVPIDGVQPQS, from the coding sequence ATGAAGATCGACGCCGCGACGGGGGCCACGCAGGAACGCTTGATAAAGATCGGCGTGCCCGGCCTCGACGATGTTCTGGGAGGCGGCCTCACGGCCAATCGCCTCTACCTGGTCGAAGGCACGCCTGGCGCCGGCAAGACCACCATTGCGCTCCAGTTCCTGATCGAAGGGGCCAAGCGCGGCGAATCGGTGCTGTATGTCACCTTGTCCGAAACGGGGCATGAGCTCAGGGGTGTCGCAAATTCCCACGGATGGGACTTGAGCGGCATCGAGGTGCGCGAAATGCTCCCTTCGGAAGCCGCGCTCGAGCCCGACGAGCAATACACGATGTTCCATCCCTCGGAGGTCGAGCTCAGCGAAACCACGTTGAGGATCCTGTCGGATGTCGATGTGATCAAGCCCTCGCGGGTCGTGTTCGATTCGCTCTCCGAGTTGCGCCTGCTGGCCGGCAGTTCGCTGCGCTACAGGCGGCAGATCCTGGCGCTCAAGCAGTTCTTTGCGGGCCGGCAGTGCACCGTGCTGCTGCTCGACGACATGACCGCCATGAAGCACGACCTGCAGGTGCAGAGCATCGCCCATGCGGTGCTGCGGCTCGAGCAGATCAGCTCCGACTACGGCGCCGCGCGGCGCCGGCTGGTCGTCAGCAAGTACCGCGGCCAGCAGTTTCGCGGCGGCTATCACGACTACCGCATCGAGCGCGGCGGCCTGCGCGTGTTTCCGCGCCTGGTGGCTGCAGAACATTCGACCGCGCTCACGCAGGTGCGGATTCCGAGCGGCATCGAGTCGCTCGACGCCCTGCTGGGCGGCGGCATAGAGCGGGGAACGAGCACGCTGTTCGTCGGCGCACCGGGCACCGGCAAGTCGACCGTGGCGGTGCAGTTCGCGCTTGCCGCGGCACAGCGCGGCGAATGCGCGGCGCTCTTCGTTTTCGACGAGAGCATCAACACCTTGCGCACGCGCTGCGAAAGCATGGGAATGGACCTGGGGCCGCACATCGATGCCGGCCGCATCAAGGTAAGGCAGGTCGACCCCGCCGAGTTGTCGCCCGGCGAGTTCGTGCACCTGATCCGGCTGGCAGTGGTGGAGTCGGGTGCGGCGGTGGTAGTGATCGACAGCCTGAACGGCTATCTCAACGCCATGCCGGACGAGCGGTTTCTGATTGCGCAGCTGCACGAACTGCTCTCCTACCTGGGGCAGGCGGGCGTGGCCACGCTGCTGGTCGGCGCGCAGCACGGCCTTATCGGCATGCAGATGCAGACACCCGTGGATGCGAGCTACCTGGCCGATGCCGTGGTGCTGCTTCGCTACTTCGAGCTCGAGGGCGAAGTGCGCCAGGCGATCTCGGTGCTGAAGAAGCGCGGCGGGGCGCATGAGCGGAGCATCCGCGATTTCTCGATGACCGCCACGGGCCTGAAGATCGGCGAGCCGCTGCGTAACTTCAGGGGCATCCTGTCGGGCATTCCGGTTCCCATCGACGGCGTGCAGCCCCAATCGTGA